From Rhinatrema bivittatum chromosome 5, aRhiBiv1.1, whole genome shotgun sequence, the proteins below share one genomic window:
- the KCNE2 gene encoding potassium voltage-gated channel subfamily E member 2, whose translation MSRLQNFTKALEETFKNTFIDYMNAWRNNVTRADEELQATLNAENFDYVILYLMVMIGIFSFIIVAILVSTVKSKRQEHSDDPYHKYIVNDWAEQEKNQILNMEDLKSTVHHNTAAQDYRGSTSF comes from the coding sequence CTGGAAGAAACCTTTAAGAACACCTTCATCGACTACATGAACGCATGGCGCAACAACGTGACGAGAGCAGACGAGGAGCTGCAGGCGACGCTCAACGCAGAGAACTTCGATTATGTCATCCTGTACCTAATGGTGATGATTGGAATATTTTCTTTCATCATCGTGGCTATCCTGGTGAGCACGGTGAAATCCAAGAGGCAGGAACACTCGGATGACCCTTACCATAAATATATTGTCAATGACTGGGCTGAGCAAGAGAAGAACCAGATTTTGAACATGGAGGATTTGAAGTCCACGGTCCATCACAATACCGCAGCACAAGATTACAGAGGGTCTACTTCGTTTTAA